One Streptomyces sp. CNQ-509 DNA window includes the following coding sequences:
- a CDS encoding acyl-CoA carboxylase epsilon subunit yields the protein MTTQHTENLVRVEKGEASEEELAALTAVLLARAAAPQPTHARHGGHGGSAARWRRLERQHGFRAPHSWQR from the coding sequence GTGACCACGCAGCACACCGAGAACCTCGTCCGCGTCGAGAAGGGCGAGGCCAGCGAGGAGGAGCTCGCCGCGCTCACCGCGGTGCTCCTCGCCCGCGCCGCCGCCCCGCAGCCGACGCACGCCCGCCACGGCGGGCACGGCGGCTCCGCGGCACGCTGGCGCCGGCTGGAGCGCCAGCACGGGTTCCGTGCCCCGCACAGCTGGCAGCGCTGA
- the gltX gene encoding glutamate--tRNA ligase encodes MRVRFCPSPTGNPHVGLVRTALFNWAYARHTGGSLVFRIEDTDAARDSEESYEQLLDSFRWLGIDWDEGPEAGGPHAPYRQSQRMDVYADVAGRLQDAGHAYRCYCTAAELEERREAARAAGRPSGYDGHCRDLSTEQVAAYEAEGRTSIVRFRMPDETITFTDLVRGELTFAPENVTDYGIVRANGAPLYTLVNPVDDALMEITHVLRGEDLLSSTPRQIALYRALIDLGVAKRVPDFGHLPYVMGEGNKKLSKRDPQASLNLYRERGFLPEGLINYLSLLGWSLSADRDVFTREELVAAFDIADVVPNPARFDLKKAEAINADHIRMLDVKDFAERCAPWLRAPHAPWPAESFDPDAFAAVAPLAQTRLTVLSDITANVDFLFLDEPVFDEKSWDKAMKPGQPGAADLLRTARAKLAAAEWSAEPLKEAVLAAGEEHGLKLGKAQAPVRVAVTGRTVGLPLFESLEVLGRERTLARVDAALKRLAAEPRS; translated from the coding sequence CTGCGGGTCCGCTTCTGTCCCTCCCCCACCGGCAACCCCCACGTGGGCCTGGTGCGCACCGCCCTCTTCAACTGGGCGTACGCCCGCCACACCGGCGGCTCGCTGGTCTTCCGGATCGAGGACACCGACGCGGCCCGCGACTCCGAGGAGTCATACGAGCAACTGCTCGACTCGTTCCGCTGGCTCGGCATCGACTGGGACGAGGGCCCCGAGGCCGGCGGCCCGCACGCGCCGTACCGGCAGTCGCAGCGCATGGACGTCTACGCCGACGTGGCCGGCCGGCTCCAGGACGCCGGACACGCCTACCGCTGCTACTGCACCGCGGCGGAGCTGGAGGAGCGCCGCGAGGCGGCGCGCGCGGCGGGGCGGCCCTCCGGGTACGACGGGCACTGCCGCGACCTGAGCACCGAGCAGGTGGCCGCGTACGAGGCCGAGGGCCGCACCTCGATCGTGCGCTTCCGCATGCCGGACGAGACGATCACCTTCACCGACCTGGTCCGCGGCGAGCTGACCTTCGCACCCGAGAACGTCACGGACTACGGGATCGTGCGCGCCAACGGTGCCCCGCTCTACACCCTGGTCAACCCCGTCGACGACGCGCTGATGGAGATCACGCACGTGCTGCGCGGCGAGGACCTGCTCTCCTCCACCCCGCGGCAGATCGCGCTCTACCGCGCGCTGATCGACCTCGGCGTCGCCAAGCGGGTGCCGGACTTCGGCCACCTGCCGTACGTCATGGGCGAGGGCAACAAGAAGCTCTCCAAGCGCGACCCGCAGGCTTCGCTCAACCTCTACCGGGAGCGCGGCTTCCTGCCCGAGGGACTGATCAACTACCTCTCGCTGCTGGGCTGGTCGCTCTCCGCCGACCGGGACGTCTTCACCCGTGAGGAGCTGGTCGCGGCCTTCGACATCGCCGACGTCGTGCCCAACCCGGCCCGCTTCGACCTGAAGAAGGCCGAGGCCATCAACGCGGACCACATCCGCATGCTCGACGTGAAGGACTTCGCCGAGCGCTGCGCCCCCTGGCTGCGGGCGCCGCACGCCCCGTGGCCGGCGGAGTCGTTCGACCCCGACGCCTTCGCGGCGGTGGCGCCGCTGGCGCAGACGCGGCTGACCGTGCTCTCCGACATCACCGCCAACGTCGACTTCCTCTTCCTCGACGAGCCGGTGTTCGACGAGAAGTCGTGGGACAAGGCCATGAAACCGGGGCAGCCGGGCGCGGCCGACCTGCTGCGCACGGCGCGCGCGAAGCTGGCGGCGGCCGAGTGGTCGGCTGAGCCGCTGAAGGAGGCGGTGCTCGCGGCGGGCGAGGAGCACGGCCTGAAGCTGGGCAAGGCGCAGGCGCCGGTACGGGTCGCGGTGACGGGGCGGACGGTGGGGCTGCCGCTCTTCGAGTCCCTGGAGGTGCTGGGCCGCGAGCGGACGCTGGCGCGCGTGGACGCGGCGCTGAAAAGGCTGGCGGCGGAGCCGCGGAGCTGA
- a CDS encoding acyl-CoA carboxylase subunit beta, translating into MTTVDYAPSDAAATAGAVENEARGRAAELRRIREQAHAGPSERATAAQRAKGKLTARERIDLLLDEGSFSEVEPLRRHRASGFGLEVKRPYTDGVITGWGAVHGRTVFVYAHDFRIFGGALGEAHAEKIHKIMDKAIAAGAPLVSLNDGAGARIQEGVSALAGYGGIFQRNTRASGVIPQISVMLGPCAGGAAYSPALTDFVFMVRETSQMFITGPDVVKAVTGEEITQNGLGGADVHAETSGVCHFAYDDEVTCLEEVRYLLSMLPQNNRENPPAVAAEDPADRGGEVLLDLVPADGNRPYDMRRVIEELVDDGEYLEVHERWATNLICALTRLDGQVVGIVANQPQSLAGVLDIEASEKGARFVQMCDAFNIPIVTLLDVPGFLPGVDQEHGGIIRHGAKLLYAYCNATVPRISVVLRKAYGGAYIVMDSQSIGADLTYAWPTNEIAVMGAEGAANVIFRRDIAAADDPDAKRAEMVKQYKAELMHPYYAAERGLVDDVIDPVDTRQILIRSLAMLRTKHADLPARKHGNPPQ; encoded by the coding sequence ATGACCACAGTGGACTACGCCCCCTCCGACGCGGCAGCGACGGCAGGCGCCGTCGAGAACGAGGCCCGGGGGCGGGCGGCCGAACTGCGCCGCATTCGCGAGCAGGCTCATGCGGGGCCGAGTGAGCGGGCGACCGCTGCGCAGAGGGCCAAGGGGAAGCTGACTGCGCGGGAGCGGATCGATCTGTTGCTGGACGAGGGGTCGTTCAGTGAGGTGGAGCCGTTGCGGCGGCATCGTGCTTCGGGGTTCGGGCTGGAGGTGAAGCGGCCGTATACCGATGGTGTGATCACGGGGTGGGGGGCGGTGCACGGGCGGACGGTGTTCGTCTATGCGCACGACTTCAGGATCTTCGGTGGTGCGCTGGGTGAGGCGCATGCGGAGAAGATCCATAAGATCATGGACAAGGCGATTGCGGCGGGTGCGCCGCTGGTGTCGCTGAATGACGGTGCGGGTGCGCGTATTCAGGAGGGTGTGTCGGCGCTGGCCGGTTATGGGGGGATCTTCCAGCGCAATACCCGTGCGTCGGGGGTGATTCCGCAGATCTCGGTGATGCTCGGGCCGTGTGCGGGTGGTGCGGCGTACAGTCCGGCGCTGACGGATTTCGTGTTCATGGTGCGGGAGACGTCGCAGATGTTCATCACGGGTCCGGACGTGGTGAAGGCGGTGACGGGTGAGGAGATCACGCAGAACGGTCTGGGTGGTGCGGATGTGCATGCGGAGACCTCGGGGGTGTGTCATTTCGCGTATGACGACGAGGTGACGTGTCTGGAGGAGGTGCGGTATCTGCTGTCGATGCTGCCGCAGAACAACCGGGAGAATCCTCCGGCGGTGGCGGCGGAGGATCCGGCGGACCGCGGTGGTGAGGTGCTGCTGGATCTGGTGCCGGCGGATGGTAACCGGCCGTATGACATGCGCAGGGTGATCGAGGAGCTTGTCGATGACGGTGAGTACCTTGAGGTGCATGAGCGCTGGGCGACGAATCTGATCTGTGCGCTCACCCGGCTGGACGGTCAGGTGGTGGGGATTGTGGCCAACCAGCCGCAGTCGCTTGCGGGGGTGCTGGACATTGAGGCGAGCGAGAAGGGTGCCCGCTTTGTCCAGATGTGCGATGCTTTCAATATTCCGATCGTCACCCTGCTCGACGTGCCCGGCTTCCTGCCGGGGGTGGATCAGGAGCACGGCGGGATCATCAGGCATGGGGCGAAGCTGCTGTATGCGTACTGCAATGCCACGGTGCCGCGGATCTCGGTGGTGTTGCGGAAGGCGTACGGCGGGGCGTACATCGTGATGGACAGCCAGTCCATCGGTGCGGATCTGACGTATGCCTGGCCGACCAACGAGATCGCGGTGATGGGCGCGGAGGGCGCGGCGAACGTGATCTTCCGGCGTGACATCGCGGCCGCGGACGACCCCGACGCCAAGCGGGCGGAGATGGTCAAGCAGTACAAGGCGGAGCTGATGCACCCCTATTACGCGGCCGAACGCGGCCTCGTGGACGACGTCATCGACCCCGTGGACACCCGCCAGATCCTCATCCGGTCCCTGGCGATGCTGCGTACGAAACACGCGGACCTGCCGGCGCGCAAGCACGGCAACCCGCCGCAGTGA
- a CDS encoding ATP/GTP-binding protein, with amino-acid sequence MDFASSSGVAGSSPARATTSAKIVVAGGFGVGKTTFVGSVSEINPLRTEAVMTSASAGIDDLSQVSGKTTTTVAMDFGRITLDQDLILYLFGTPGQDRFWFMWDDLVRGAIGAVVLVDTRRLADCFPAVDYFENSGLPFVIALNGFDGHQPYSPDEVREALQIGPETPILTTDARQRSESKSTLITLVEHALMARLR; translated from the coding sequence GTGGACTTCGCAAGCTCTAGTGGTGTGGCCGGTTCTTCTCCGGCTCGTGCGACCACGTCGGCGAAGATCGTGGTGGCGGGTGGTTTCGGGGTGGGGAAGACCACGTTCGTCGGTTCGGTGTCGGAGATCAATCCGTTGCGTACCGAGGCGGTGATGACGTCGGCGTCTGCGGGGATCGATGATCTGTCGCAGGTGTCGGGGAAGACCACGACGACGGTGGCGATGGATTTTGGTCGTATCACGTTGGATCAGGATTTGATCCTGTATCTGTTTGGGACGCCTGGTCAGGATCGTTTCTGGTTCATGTGGGACGATCTGGTGCGTGGTGCCATCGGTGCGGTGGTGCTGGTGGATACGCGGCGGTTGGCGGATTGTTTCCCTGCGGTGGATTACTTCGAGAACTCGGGGTTGCCGTTCGTGATCGCGTTGAACGGGTTCGACGGTCATCAGCCGTACTCGCCGGACGAGGTGCGTGAGGCGCTGCAGATCGGGCCCGAGACGCCGATCCTCACCACGGACGCCCGCCAGCGCTCCGAGTCCAAGTCCACGCTGATCACGCTGGTCGAGCACGCCCTCATGGCCCGGCTGCGCTGA
- a CDS encoding DUF742 domain-containing protein, whose amino-acid sequence MTPPPASPDSYGGAQHQPYEGEGDQPLVRPYAMTGGRTRPRYQLAIEALVSTSADPMRLQGLLPEHQRICHLCREVKSVAEVSALLTLPLGVARILVADLAEAGLVAIHQPGGGTDADGTPDVTLLERVLSGLRKL is encoded by the coding sequence ATGACCCCGCCACCCGCCTCACCCGACTCGTACGGTGGTGCCCAGCATCAGCCCTACGAAGGTGAAGGCGATCAGCCGCTGGTCCGGCCCTATGCCATGACCGGCGGCCGGACCCGGCCCCGTTATCAGCTCGCCATCGAGGCCCTGGTGAGCACGTCGGCCGACCCGATGCGGCTGCAGGGGCTGCTTCCGGAGCACCAGCGGATCTGCCACCTGTGCCGCGAGGTGAAATCGGTCGCCGAGGTCTCCGCGCTGCTGACCCTGCCGCTGGGCGTCGCGCGCATTCTGGTCGCCGACCTGGCCGAGGCCGGTCTCGTGGCCATTCACCAGCCCGGCGGCGGCACGGATGCCGACGGAACCCCCGATGTGACTTTGCTCGAAAGGGTGCTCAGTGGACTTCGCAAGCTCTAG
- a CDS encoding roadblock/LC7 domain-containing protein — translation MSPLSQAAQNLNWLITNFVDNTPGVSHTVVVSADGLLLAMSDGFPRDRADQLAAVASGLTSLTAGASRIFEGGSVNQTVVEMERGFLFIMSISDGSSLAVLAHPECDIGLVGYEMALLVDRAGAVLTPDLRAELQGSLLN, via the coding sequence TTGAGTCCATTGAGCCAGGCGGCGCAGAATCTGAACTGGTTGATCACCAATTTCGTGGACAACACCCCGGGGGTGTCGCACACGGTGGTGGTCTCCGCCGACGGACTGCTGCTGGCGATGTCCGACGGCTTTCCGCGGGACCGTGCCGACCAGCTTGCGGCGGTGGCGTCGGGGCTGACGTCGCTGACGGCCGGTGCCTCCCGCATTTTCGAAGGCGGCAGCGTGAACCAGACGGTGGTGGAGATGGAGCGCGGCTTCCTCTTCATCATGTCGATCTCCGACGGTTCCTCGCTCGCCGTGCTGGCGCACCCGGAGTGCGATATCGGCCTGGTTGGTTACGAGATGGCGCTGCTGGTCGACCGGGCGGGCGCGGTGCTCACCCCCGATCTGCGCGCGGAGCTGCAGGGCAGCCTGCTGAACTGA
- a CDS encoding nitrate- and nitrite sensing domain-containing protein, whose amino-acid sequence MRGKTDRAASLRYGQSASSSPDRNADRGGARIPAPEAGDFASMQQPKGSKGPGSRILLRNWRISTRLVSLLALPVVAATTLGAFRIEDSWQNLQQLENMKLLTDMTEEATELADMLQQERDKSAGLIVDGNPKHPDITDARDETDKALIAFTRSADEIDTTDDEDLAGVNNSLTSVIEKLNKINSIRKTAYSDDTGGAAQTVKAYGELVDSLVSLSQDMALATSNPDMIAKTRALATFSSAKEYASVQQAIISAALAEEPRDEFAEADRLEAASAQEAESSSLKLFAHLYSGRIGLTDLMRSLDGGNASVQQADTFAKNLVNNPDSIKNADMSYRHWYELDSVKIEEMKKIEQHLLQEMEQTARDLRSEAQNDAIFNGVLILLVLLISLAGAFVVARSMVRSLRRLQDTAQTVAQKRLPELVRQLSDADPQDVDTSVETVGIRSRDEIGKVASAFDDVHREAVRLAAEQALLRGNVNAMFTNLSRRSQGLIQRQLSLISELESREADPDQLENLFKLDHLATRMRRNGENLLVLAGEEPGRRWTRPVPLVDVLRAAASEVEQYERIELSAVPATQVAGRVVNDLVHLLAELLENATSFSSPQTKVKVTGHALPDGRVLVEIHDTGIGLSPEDLGAINERLASPPTVDVSVSRRMGLFVVGRLSLRHGIRIQLRPSDSGGTTALVMLPVDVTQNGGGAGGKQPAGAASGAPGAGAGNGSPGRGGAAARAGAMSRLGAAQQRGQVGAGAGPGRPALPSRDVGGPGGAGGPGGPGQRPGLPGREPAGAGSAFGRSSGSGTGSAFPGGSAFGAAPGANSHSGSGLGSSPGRSGLPGRPGADSGAREPAEAQHTGAGLRDSGRDRHEGPRQHDDADTTQFSRPDTAGPPPGGAAGIPAFGSVPPPRSPQAPVPGESAAYGAPQDTGEHPAPPLQRRPQSGPGDTGAHPVARPGGGPQDTGAHALPPAAPASYDTGEHPVARPGPGDTGEYAMPGRRPGPGDTGEYAMPGGRPGPGDTGEYAMPGRRPGPGDTGEYAMPGQGPGPGDTGEYPAAVPAQRAESPLDDGLLDGAPVPTRGDEPTPIFESMESNWFRESRGRGQAPAATTAEQPPADVHTVAEPDQDAAAEPSAPAPQPATATPAAAWRPSPNDDRWRRAEQLRTPQAGGVTTSGLPRRVPRANLVAGTAQESSNASGTQVSRAPDDVRGRLTSLRRGIQRGRQAGGTGETLGGNGFGPTYQQER is encoded by the coding sequence GTGCGTGGGAAGACCGACCGCGCAGCCTCCCTTCGGTACGGCCAGAGCGCGAGCTCCTCGCCGGACCGGAACGCCGACCGCGGCGGCGCCCGAATACCCGCGCCCGAGGCCGGCGACTTCGCCAGCATGCAGCAGCCCAAGGGCTCCAAGGGCCCGGGCTCCCGGATCCTGCTGCGCAACTGGCGCATCAGCACCAGACTTGTCTCGCTCCTCGCGCTCCCCGTGGTCGCCGCGACCACGCTGGGAGCTTTCCGCATCGAGGACTCCTGGCAGAACCTGCAGCAGCTCGAGAACATGAAGCTGCTGACGGACATGACGGAAGAGGCCACCGAACTCGCCGACATGCTCCAGCAGGAGCGCGACAAGTCGGCCGGCCTCATCGTCGACGGCAACCCGAAGCACCCGGACATCACCGACGCCCGCGACGAGACCGACAAGGCCCTGATCGCCTTCACCCGGTCCGCCGACGAGATCGACACCACCGACGACGAGGACCTCGCCGGGGTCAACAACTCGCTCACGAGCGTCATCGAGAAGCTCAACAAGATCAACAGCATTCGCAAGACGGCCTATTCGGACGACACCGGCGGCGCCGCCCAGACGGTCAAGGCGTACGGCGAACTGGTCGACTCCCTGGTCTCGCTCTCCCAGGACATGGCCCTGGCGACCAGCAACCCGGACATGATCGCCAAGACCCGGGCGCTGGCCACCTTCTCCTCCGCCAAGGAGTACGCGTCCGTCCAGCAGGCGATCATCAGCGCCGCCCTCGCCGAGGAGCCGCGCGACGAGTTCGCCGAGGCCGACCGGCTGGAAGCCGCCTCCGCCCAGGAGGCGGAGAGCTCCTCGCTCAAGCTCTTCGCCCACCTCTACTCGGGCCGGATCGGTCTGACGGATCTGATGCGCTCGCTGGACGGCGGCAACGCCTCCGTGCAGCAGGCCGACACGTTCGCCAAGAACCTGGTGAACAACCCGGACAGCATCAAGAACGCCGACATGAGCTACCGGCACTGGTACGAGCTGGACAGCGTCAAGATCGAAGAGATGAAGAAGATCGAGCAGCACCTGCTCCAGGAGATGGAGCAGACTGCGCGCGATCTGCGGTCCGAGGCCCAGAACGACGCGATCTTCAACGGCGTGCTGATCCTCCTCGTCCTGCTCATCTCGCTCGCCGGCGCCTTCGTCGTCGCCCGCTCCATGGTCCGCTCGCTGCGCCGGCTGCAGGACACCGCGCAGACCGTCGCCCAGAAGCGGCTGCCCGAGCTGGTCAGGCAGCTCTCCGACGCCGACCCGCAGGACGTCGACACCTCCGTCGAGACCGTGGGCATCCGCAGCCGGGACGAGATCGGCAAGGTGGCGTCCGCGTTCGACGACGTGCACCGCGAGGCGGTCCGGCTGGCCGCCGAGCAGGCGCTGCTGCGGGGCAACGTGAACGCGATGTTCACCAACCTCTCGCGCCGGAGCCAGGGCCTCATCCAGCGTCAGCTCTCACTCATATCCGAACTGGAGTCCCGCGAGGCGGACCCGGACCAGCTCGAGAACCTCTTCAAGCTCGACCACCTCGCGACCCGCATGCGCCGCAACGGCGAGAACCTCCTCGTCCTCGCGGGCGAGGAGCCGGGCCGCCGGTGGACCCGCCCGGTCCCGCTGGTCGACGTGCTGCGCGCCGCCGCCTCCGAGGTGGAGCAGTACGAGCGCATCGAACTCTCCGCCGTGCCCGCCACCCAGGTCGCCGGCCGCGTCGTCAACGACCTCGTGCACCTGCTGGCCGAGCTGCTGGAGAACGCCACGTCGTTCTCCTCCCCGCAGACCAAGGTGAAGGTCACGGGCCACGCGCTGCCCGACGGCCGGGTGCTCGTGGAGATCCACGACACCGGCATCGGTCTGTCGCCCGAGGACCTCGGGGCGATCAACGAGCGGCTGGCCAGCCCGCCCACGGTCGACGTCTCCGTCTCCCGCCGCATGGGCCTCTTCGTGGTCGGCCGGCTGTCCCTGCGGCACGGCATCCGCATCCAGTTGCGCCCCTCCGACTCCGGCGGCACCACCGCGCTGGTCATGCTCCCCGTCGACGTCACGCAGAACGGCGGCGGCGCGGGCGGCAAGCAGCCGGCGGGCGCCGCGTCCGGCGCACCCGGCGCGGGCGCCGGCAACGGCTCCCCGGGGCGCGGCGGTGCCGCGGCCCGCGCGGGCGCGATGAGCAGGCTCGGCGCCGCGCAGCAGCGCGGCCAGGTGGGGGCGGGCGCAGGTCCCGGCCGGCCCGCGCTGCCCAGCCGCGACGTCGGCGGGCCCGGCGGTGCGGGCGGCCCCGGCGGTCCCGGCCAGCGGCCCGGGCTGCCCGGGCGCGAACCGGCGGGCGCCGGTTCGGCCTTCGGCCGCTCGTCCGGCTCCGGTACGGGCTCCGCCTTCCCGGGGGGTTCGGCCTTCGGCGCCGCACCGGGGGCGAACTCCCATTCGGGTAGCGGCCTCGGGTCCTCGCCCGGCCGTTCCGGGCTGCCCGGCAGGCCGGGCGCCGACTCCGGTGCCCGCGAGCCCGCGGAGGCCCAGCACACCGGCGCCGGGCTGCGCGACTCCGGCCGCGACCGGCACGAGGGCCCGCGGCAGCACGACGACGCCGACACCACGCAGTTCTCCCGCCCCGACACCGCGGGCCCGCCGCCCGGCGGCGCCGCAGGCATCCCGGCGTTCGGCTCCGTGCCGCCGCCGCGCTCCCCGCAGGCGCCCGTACCCGGCGAGTCGGCCGCGTACGGCGCCCCGCAGGACACCGGCGAGCACCCGGCGCCGCCGTTGCAGCGCCGCCCGCAGTCCGGTCCGGGCGACACCGGGGCGCACCCCGTGGCCCGCCCCGGCGGCGGCCCGCAGGACACCGGCGCCCACGCGCTGCCCCCGGCTGCCCCCGCGTCGTACGACACGGGCGAGCACCCGGTGGCGCGTCCGGGTCCCGGTGACACGGGCGAGTACGCCATGCCCGGCCGGCGGCCCGGCCCGGGCGACACGGGGGAGTACGCGATGCCGGGCGGGCGTCCGGGTCCCGGTGACACCGGTGAGTACGCGATGCCCGGCCGGCGTCCGGGTCCCGGTGACACCGGTGAGTACGCGATGCCCGGCCAGGGCCCCGGCCCCGGCGACACCGGCGAGTACCCGGCGGCCGTACCGGCGCAGCGGGCCGAATCGCCCCTCGACGACGGCCTGCTCGACGGCGCCCCCGTACCCACCCGGGGCGACGAACCCACGCCGATCTTCGAGTCGATGGAGTCCAACTGGTTCCGCGAGAGCCGCGGCCGCGGGCAGGCCCCCGCGGCCACCACCGCCGAGCAGCCCCCGGCCGACGTACACACCGTCGCGGAACCTGACCAGGACGCCGCGGCCGAACCCTCCGCTCCCGCGCCGCAGCCGGCCACGGCCACCCCCGCAGCGGCCTGGCGCCCCTCTCCCAACGACGACCGCTGGCGCCGCGCGGAGCAGTTGCGCACCCCGCAGGCCGGCGGCGTCACCACGTCGGGGCTGCCGAGGCGGGTGCCGCGCGCCAACCTCGTGGCGGGCACCGCGCAGGAGTCCTCGAACGCCAGCGGGACCCAGGTCTCGCGCGCGCCCGACGATGTGCGCGGCAGGCTCACGAGCCTGCGCCGGGGGATCCAGCGGGGCCGCCAGGCCGGCGGCACCGGTGAGACCCTCGGCGGCAACGGCTTTGGTCCCACCTATCAGCAGGAGCGTTAG
- a CDS encoding fumarylacetoacetate hydrolase family protein: MRIARFSVDGSVAFGVVEGSDGFDGAGAPRGEVTLDVIKGHPFAEFERSGRKLPLDKVRLLPPVLPNKVVAIGRNYAEHAAELGNEVPEVPVTFFKPSTSVIGPGDPIAYPSFSEDLQHEAELAVVIGRLCRDVPLERAQDVILGYTCANDVTARDVQRREKQWARAKGFDTSCPLGPWVETDLGPERIAGGIAIQCTVNGAQRQLGSTTDLIRSVPELIVHVTEAMTLLPGDVILTGTPAGVGPLHDGDEVAVTIEGIGTLANKVIKRG; encoded by the coding sequence GTGCGTATCGCCAGGTTCTCCGTCGACGGCAGCGTCGCGTTCGGTGTGGTCGAGGGCTCCGACGGCTTCGACGGGGCGGGCGCCCCGCGGGGCGAGGTCACCCTCGACGTGATCAAGGGCCATCCCTTCGCCGAGTTCGAGCGGTCCGGCCGCAAGCTCCCGCTGGACAAGGTGCGGTTGCTGCCCCCCGTCCTCCCCAACAAGGTCGTCGCGATCGGCCGCAACTACGCCGAGCACGCCGCGGAGCTGGGCAACGAGGTGCCGGAGGTGCCCGTCACCTTCTTCAAACCGTCCACCTCGGTGATCGGGCCCGGCGACCCCATCGCGTACCCCTCCTTCTCCGAGGACCTGCAGCACGAGGCGGAGCTGGCCGTCGTCATCGGCCGGCTCTGCCGCGACGTGCCGCTGGAGCGGGCCCAGGACGTGATCCTCGGCTACACCTGTGCGAACGACGTGACCGCACGGGACGTCCAGCGGCGCGAGAAGCAGTGGGCCAGGGCCAAGGGCTTCGACACCTCCTGCCCGCTCGGCCCCTGGGTCGAGACGGACCTGGGGCCGGAGAGGATCGCCGGGGGCATCGCCATCCAGTGCACCGTCAACGGCGCCCAGCGCCAGCTCGGCAGCACCACGGACCTGATCCGCTCGGTCCCGGAGCTGATCGTGCACGTCACCGAGGCGATGACGCTGCTGCCCGGCGACGTCATCCTCACCGGGACCCCCGCGGGCGTCGGCCCGCTCCACGACGGCGACGAGGTCGCCGTCACCATCGAAGGCATCGGCACTCTCGCCAACAAGGTGATCAAGCGTGGCTAG
- a CDS encoding MarR family winged helix-turn-helix transcriptional regulator — translation MTTMPASRAPARTVPDVTGILMHTAHVLNTRLSAALTEVGLLQREQCVLVHALAAERTQGQLAELSRMDKTTMVVTVDGLEKAGYAERRPSSTDRRARIIHVTEAGAEVAARGQEVVDRVHQEVLDALPAAQRDVFVAALEGLMAGPLAEPVPSEQPVRRARQARR, via the coding sequence ATGACCACCATGCCCGCATCCCGCGCGCCCGCCCGCACCGTGCCGGACGTCACCGGCATCCTCATGCACACCGCACACGTGCTCAACACCCGGCTGTCCGCCGCGCTGACGGAGGTCGGCCTGCTCCAGCGCGAGCAGTGCGTGCTCGTCCACGCGCTCGCGGCCGAGCGCACCCAGGGGCAGCTCGCCGAGCTGTCGCGCATGGACAAGACCACCATGGTCGTGACCGTGGACGGCCTGGAGAAGGCCGGGTACGCCGAGCGGCGGCCGTCGAGCACGGACCGCAGGGCGCGCATCATCCACGTCACCGAGGCCGGCGCGGAGGTCGCCGCGCGCGGCCAGGAGGTCGTCGACCGCGTGCACCAGGAGGTGCTCGACGCGCTGCCGGCCGCGCAGCGGGACGTCTTCGTCGCCGCCCTGGAGGGCCTGATGGCCGGCCCGCTCGCCGAGCCCGTCCCGTCCGAACAGCCGGTCCGCCGGGCCCGGCAGGCCCGGCGGTAG